The nucleotide window GCGCGAGACCTCCTCGAGGCCCAGCCGGTGGGCCGGGCCGGCGGCGCCGCTCTTGACCGCGCCGATGGCCGCCATGACCCGCGACTGGCCGGGCTCGCCCGGCTCGATCACCGTGACGCCGCGCCGCCGCAGCGCCTCCGCGTACAGGCCCGCGCGCAGGGTGCCCGTCGTGGCGAGCACGCCCGCCGCGCGTACGCCGTCGGCGGCGAGGGCGTCGGCGGTGACCTCGATGATGCTGGCCAGCTCCAGCCCGGCCTCGTCCGCGAGGCGGGGGACGAACGCGTGGGCGGTGTTGCACGGCACGGCGAGCACCTGGCACCCGGCCCGTTTCAGGCCCTCGATGCCGCGTCGCAGGTATGGGGTCGGGTCCTCGCCGTCGCCGATCAGGCTCAGGGATCGGTCGGGGACGCGGGGGTCGCCCCAGATGACGACGGGCACGT belongs to Microbispora sp. ZYX-F-249 and includes:
- a CDS encoding aspartate/glutamate racemase family protein, yielding MSEPRLVGVLGGMGPAATVDFYGKLVEETPAACDQGHVPVVIWGDPRVPDRSLSLIGDGEDPTPYLRRGIEGLKRAGCQVLAVPCNTAHAFVPRLADEAGLELASIIEVTADALAADGVRAAGVLATTGTLRAGLYAEALRRRGVTVIEPGEPGQSRVMAAIGAVKSGAAGPAHRLGLEEVSRSLVDRGAERVVAACTEIVLALDASRVPVPVVDPARLLARRVAELALR